In Drosophila simulans strain w501 chromosome 3R, Prin_Dsim_3.1, whole genome shotgun sequence, a single window of DNA contains:
- the LOC27206685 gene encoding DNA-binding protein RFX2 isoform X6 has product MHSRYGFDCQTRHYQQHQQTHHQHHHHHHPTAPCSIPLESPPTPPVISPSAAAAVAYSNLLEKCRCKQSVAANPVPAPPAQLQLQLHHHHHHHHHQTFVASASATSYSNCSALGLGSRTGSGSGSGTGSTPSTSSLANSSCAAATNISGGSSSTTMYHHHHRRHNNLSYCGVSGQEQNYQVQYVDSELYHSNSSQTQMTYPFCPVGDYQGNGQTAYYSTAGQYGATSSAGGSSNGAHSTTLPYLVPVEEGILLNGSAHSLSQSQSQSHGRDSPHSLTEVAYIQEAQSTPQTPTSTTTTHSASGGSLGTGGGGASPDSDQSALGSSNKIASATIKWLSRNYETADGVSLPRSTLYNHYMQHCSEHKLEPVNAASFGKLIRSVFSGLRTRRLGTRGNSKYHYYGIRIKPGSLLNSQAMDDKQMLTAGYGPSSDGSGGPGSGPMVSVTSSTAGQLAGSNGLGGGHGQRHSNGTKKHTFKPETYEACIQYIGDGTSALPSFPPIELNHSFNSELTLEDVDTFRGLYREHCESFLDAVLNLEFNTVEFLLRDFWRASDNNNLDECEEEKYLSKTKLYLLCHCAEVQKFVREVDYQFYQNTVDVIIPDVLRSIPNALTQAIRNFAKNLEIWLCESMLGVPEQLAQIKTSAVSAFCQTLRRYTSLNHLAQAARAVLQNGAQISQMLSDLNRVDFHNVQEQAAWVSQCAPAVVQRLESDFKAALQQQSSLEQWASWLQLVVESAMEEYNGKPTYARAARQFLLKWSFYSSMIIRDLTLRSASSFGSFHLIRLLFDEYMFYLVEHKIAEAQDKTAIAVICERMKKDMDFEFECQFAYITSDTEHQTTPSSASSGGDVGNEAKRLKQE; this is encoded by the exons ATGCATTCGCGGTACGGCTTTGACTGCCAGACGCGCCATTaccaacaacaccagcagacgcaccaccagcaccaccaccaccaccacccaaccGCGCCGTGCAGCATTCCGTTGGAGTCGCCGCCAACGCCGCCAGTGATCAGCCCCAGCGCCGCTGCTGCCGTGGCCTATTCGAATCTCCTGGAGAAGTGCCGCTGCAAGCAATCCGTGGCCGCCAATCCCGTTCCAGCACCACCCGCCCAGCTCCAATTGCAGTtgcaccaccatcatcaccaccatcaccaccagacCTTCGTGGCCAGCGCCAGTGCAACCAGCTACAGCAACTGTTCCGCACTTGGATTGGGTTCGAGaacgggatcgggatcgggaagTGGAACCGGATCCACGCCATCCACTTCCTCGTTGGCAAACTCGTCTTGTGCCGCCGCAACGAACATTTCGGGGGGATCCTCCAGCACCACCAtgtaccaccaccaccatcgaCGCCACAATAATTTGTCCTACTGCGGTG TTTCGGGCCAGGAGCAGAACTACCAAGTGCAATATGTGGACTCTGAGCTGTACCATAGCAACTCCAGCCAGACGCAAAT GACGTATCCGTTCTGCCCGGTGGGGGACTACCAGGGCAACGGCCAGACGGCGTACTACTCGACCGCGGGTCAGTACGGAGCCACCTCGTCGGCCGGAGGCTCCTCGAACGGAGCTCACTCCACGACGCTGCCGTACCTGGTGCCCGTGGAGGAGGGCATCCTCCTCAATGGCTCCGCACACTCGctgtcgcagtcgcagtcacaGTCGCATGGACGCGATTCGCCGCACAGCCTGACG GAGGTCGCGTACATCCAGGAGGCGCAGAGCACGCCCCAGACGCCCACCTCGACGACCACGACCCATTCGGCTAGCGGCGGCAGCCTGGGAACGGGCGGCGGAGGCGCCTCCCCGGATTCCGACCAGAGTGCGctcggcagcagcaacaagatTGCCTCGGCAACG ATCAAGTGGCTGTCGCGCAACTACGAAACGGCGGATGGGGTGAGCCTGCCCAGGAGCACGCTGTACAACCATTACATGCAGCACTGCAGCGAGCACAAGCTGGAGCCCGTGAATGCGGCCAGTTTCGGCAAGCTGATACGTTCCGTGTTCTCCGGACTGCGCACACGTCGCCTGGGCACGCGCGGCAACTCCAAGTATCACTACTATGGCATCCGCATCAAGCCCGGCTCGTTGCTGAACAGCCAGGCGATGGACGACAAGCAGATGCTGACCGCCGGCTACGGACCATCCTCGGACGGATCCGGCGGACCGGGCAGCGGACCGATGGTCAGCGTCACCAGCAGCACTGCCGGACAGCTGGCCGGCTCCAATGGATTGGGCGGTGGCCATGGCCAGCGACACAGCAACGGCACCAAGAAGCACACCTTCAAGCCGGAAACCTACGAGGCGTGCATTCAG TACATCGGCGATGGAACCAGTGCTCTGCCCTCGTTTCCGCCCATCGAGCTGAACCACAGCTTCAACAGCGAACTGACCCTGGAGGACGTGGACACCTTCCGGGGCCTGTACCGGGAGCACTGCGAGTCCTTCCTGGACGCCGTACTCAACCTGGAGTTCAACACTGTGGAGTTCCTGCTGCGCGACTTCTGGCGGgccagcgacaacaacaatctGGACGAGTGCGAGGAGGAGAAGTACTTGAGCAAGACGAAGCTGTATCTGTTGTGCCACTGCGCAGAAGTGCAGAAGTTCGTGCGAGAG GTGGACTATCAATTCTACCAGAACACCGTTGATGTCATCATACCGGATGTGCTCCGCTCCATACCAAACGCCCTGACCCAGGCCATTCGTAACTTCGCCAAGAACCTGGAGATCTGGCTGTGCGAGAGCATGCTGGGCGTGCCGGAGCAGCTGGCCCAGATCAAGACCAGTGCCGTCTCGGCATTCTGCCAAACGCTGCGGCGCTACACCTCGCTAAATCACCTGGCGCAGGCGGCTCGAGCAGTGCTCCAGAATGGTGCCCAGATCTCCCAGATGCTAAGCGATCTCAATCGTGTCGATTTCCACAATGTTCAG GAGCAAGCTGCCTGGGTGAGTCAATGTGCGCCCGCCGTGGTCCAGCGCTTGGAGAGCGACTTCAAGGCCGctctgcagcagcagagctCCCTGGAGCAGTGGGCCAGCTGGCTGCAACTGGTGGTGGAGTCGGCCATGGAGGAGTACAACGGGAAGCCGACTTATGCCAGAGCCGCCCGCCAGTTCCTGCTAAAGTGGAGCTTCTACAGCTCTATGATCATTCGGGACCTGACGCTGAGATCCGCCTCCAGCTTCGGAAGCTTCCACCTGATTCGCCTGCTGTTCGATGAGTACATGTTTTACCTGGTGGAACACAAAATCGCCGAGGCACAAGACAAAACAGCCATTGCGGTCATTTGTGAAAGGATG AAAAAGGACATGGACTTTGAGTTCGAGTGCCAGTTCGCCTACATCACCAGCGACACGGAGCACCAGACGACTCCGAGCTCGGCCAGCAGTGGAGGCGACGTGGGCAACGAGGCCAAGCGACTGAAGCAGGAATGA
- the LOC27206685 gene encoding DNA-binding protein RFX2 isoform X5 → MHSRYGFDCQTRHYQQHQQTHHQHHHHHHPTAPCSIPLESPPTPPVISPSAAAAVAYSNLLEKCRCKQSVAANPVPAPPAQLQLQLHHHHHHHHHQTFVASASATSYSNCSALGLGSRTGSGSGSGTGSTPSTSSLANSSCAAATNISGGSSSTTMYHHHHRRHNNLSYCGVSGQEQNYQVQYVDSELYHSNSSQTQMTYPFCPVGDYQGNGQTAYYSTAGQYGATSSAGGSSNGAHSTTLPYLVPVEEGILLNGSAHSLSQSQSQSHGRDSPHSLTVSSRDWERDADRVNGTNRHWVQEVAYIQEAQSTPQTPTSTTTTHSASGGSLGTGGGGASPDSDQSALGSSNKIASATIKWLSRNYETADGVSLPRSTLYNHYMQHCSEHKLEPVNAASFGKLIRSVFSGLRTRRLGTRGNSKYHYYGIRIKPGSLLNSQAMDDKQMLTAGYGPSSDGSGGPGSGPMVSVTSSTAGQLAGSNGLGGGHGQRHSNGTKKHTFKPETYEACIQYIGDGTSALPSFPPIELNHSFNSELTLEDVDTFRGLYREHCESFLDAVLNLEFNTVEFLLRDFWRASDNNNLDECEEEKYLSKTKLYLLCHCAEVQKFVREVDYQFYQNTVDVIIPDVLRSIPNALTQAIRNFAKNLEIWLCESMLGVPEQLAQIKTSAVSAFCQTLRRYTSLNHLAQAARAVLQNGAQISQMLSDLNRVDFHNVQEQAAWVSQCAPAVVQRLESDFKAALQQQSSLEQWASWLQLVVESAMEEYNGKPTYARAARQFLLKWSFYSSMIIRDLTLRSASSFGSFHLIRLLFDEYMFYLVEHKIAEAQDKTAIAVICERMKKDMDFEFECQFAYITSDTEHQTTPSSASSGGDVGNEAKRLKQE, encoded by the exons ATGCATTCGCGGTACGGCTTTGACTGCCAGACGCGCCATTaccaacaacaccagcagacgcaccaccagcaccaccaccaccaccacccaaccGCGCCGTGCAGCATTCCGTTGGAGTCGCCGCCAACGCCGCCAGTGATCAGCCCCAGCGCCGCTGCTGCCGTGGCCTATTCGAATCTCCTGGAGAAGTGCCGCTGCAAGCAATCCGTGGCCGCCAATCCCGTTCCAGCACCACCCGCCCAGCTCCAATTGCAGTtgcaccaccatcatcaccaccatcaccaccagacCTTCGTGGCCAGCGCCAGTGCAACCAGCTACAGCAACTGTTCCGCACTTGGATTGGGTTCGAGaacgggatcgggatcgggaagTGGAACCGGATCCACGCCATCCACTTCCTCGTTGGCAAACTCGTCTTGTGCCGCCGCAACGAACATTTCGGGGGGATCCTCCAGCACCACCAtgtaccaccaccaccatcgaCGCCACAATAATTTGTCCTACTGCGGTG TTTCGGGCCAGGAGCAGAACTACCAAGTGCAATATGTGGACTCTGAGCTGTACCATAGCAACTCCAGCCAGACGCAAAT GACGTATCCGTTCTGCCCGGTGGGGGACTACCAGGGCAACGGCCAGACGGCGTACTACTCGACCGCGGGTCAGTACGGAGCCACCTCGTCGGCCGGAGGCTCCTCGAACGGAGCTCACTCCACGACGCTGCCGTACCTGGTGCCCGTGGAGGAGGGCATCCTCCTCAATGGCTCCGCACACTCGctgtcgcagtcgcagtcacaGTCGCATGGACGCGATTCGCCGCACAGCCTGACGGTGAGTAGCAGGGATTGGGAGCGGGATGCGGACCGGGTGAACGGAACTAATCGCCACTGGGTGCAGGAGGTCGCGTACATCCAGGAGGCGCAGAGCACGCCCCAGACGCCCACCTCGACGACCACGACCCATTCGGCTAGCGGCGGCAGCCTGGGAACGGGCGGCGGAGGCGCCTCCCCGGATTCCGACCAGAGTGCGctcggcagcagcaacaagatTGCCTCGGCAACG ATCAAGTGGCTGTCGCGCAACTACGAAACGGCGGATGGGGTGAGCCTGCCCAGGAGCACGCTGTACAACCATTACATGCAGCACTGCAGCGAGCACAAGCTGGAGCCCGTGAATGCGGCCAGTTTCGGCAAGCTGATACGTTCCGTGTTCTCCGGACTGCGCACACGTCGCCTGGGCACGCGCGGCAACTCCAAGTATCACTACTATGGCATCCGCATCAAGCCCGGCTCGTTGCTGAACAGCCAGGCGATGGACGACAAGCAGATGCTGACCGCCGGCTACGGACCATCCTCGGACGGATCCGGCGGACCGGGCAGCGGACCGATGGTCAGCGTCACCAGCAGCACTGCCGGACAGCTGGCCGGCTCCAATGGATTGGGCGGTGGCCATGGCCAGCGACACAGCAACGGCACCAAGAAGCACACCTTCAAGCCGGAAACCTACGAGGCGTGCATTCAG TACATCGGCGATGGAACCAGTGCTCTGCCCTCGTTTCCGCCCATCGAGCTGAACCACAGCTTCAACAGCGAACTGACCCTGGAGGACGTGGACACCTTCCGGGGCCTGTACCGGGAGCACTGCGAGTCCTTCCTGGACGCCGTACTCAACCTGGAGTTCAACACTGTGGAGTTCCTGCTGCGCGACTTCTGGCGGgccagcgacaacaacaatctGGACGAGTGCGAGGAGGAGAAGTACTTGAGCAAGACGAAGCTGTATCTGTTGTGCCACTGCGCAGAAGTGCAGAAGTTCGTGCGAGAG GTGGACTATCAATTCTACCAGAACACCGTTGATGTCATCATACCGGATGTGCTCCGCTCCATACCAAACGCCCTGACCCAGGCCATTCGTAACTTCGCCAAGAACCTGGAGATCTGGCTGTGCGAGAGCATGCTGGGCGTGCCGGAGCAGCTGGCCCAGATCAAGACCAGTGCCGTCTCGGCATTCTGCCAAACGCTGCGGCGCTACACCTCGCTAAATCACCTGGCGCAGGCGGCTCGAGCAGTGCTCCAGAATGGTGCCCAGATCTCCCAGATGCTAAGCGATCTCAATCGTGTCGATTTCCACAATGTTCAG GAGCAAGCTGCCTGGGTGAGTCAATGTGCGCCCGCCGTGGTCCAGCGCTTGGAGAGCGACTTCAAGGCCGctctgcagcagcagagctCCCTGGAGCAGTGGGCCAGCTGGCTGCAACTGGTGGTGGAGTCGGCCATGGAGGAGTACAACGGGAAGCCGACTTATGCCAGAGCCGCCCGCCAGTTCCTGCTAAAGTGGAGCTTCTACAGCTCTATGATCATTCGGGACCTGACGCTGAGATCCGCCTCCAGCTTCGGAAGCTTCCACCTGATTCGCCTGCTGTTCGATGAGTACATGTTTTACCTGGTGGAACACAAAATCGCCGAGGCACAAGACAAAACAGCCATTGCGGTCATTTGTGAAAGGATG AAAAAGGACATGGACTTTGAGTTCGAGTGCCAGTTCGCCTACATCACCAGCGACACGGAGCACCAGACGACTCCGAGCTCGGCCAGCAGTGGAGGCGACGTGGGCAACGAGGCCAAGCGACTGAAGCAGGAATGA